Proteins found in one Streptococcus criceti HS-6 genomic segment:
- a CDS encoding thiol reductase thioredoxin yields the protein MKKTYFKRIVLLSALVLSVSATAAYSDETKPNDIANPTATQQSGLNTEQALSSSTSVDKNADHTDSAAVSEHGGSEQTQQTPQASDASESTAEVKPNTTPAGDDTTVKTSTEANNRAAAVQTQEPTSNTNSQTPSVTTAAGENEQEITSITPEEYEANVANINKVSMADVYQMFTQDGKEHTLYLGRPTCPYCRRFSPEVKKFNDLIGGQLDYFNTASPEYDDAARNFMRNTVGVPGVPTVLYIKNGKLISGVADSTLTAQEVYKHLYVDPQQQNMDPATPSVDPALTNGNRNSQLQEPTDPNPALVAAQTAPSLQSGQHNVSPTAAQSTANKLPQTGQAKSYLSLYGYFTLLLAAITGIVMRKRTH from the coding sequence ATGAAAAAGACATACTTTAAAAGAATCGTGCTGTTATCAGCTCTTGTCCTGAGTGTTTCTGCAACAGCAGCTTATTCAGATGAAACAAAGCCAAATGATATCGCTAATCCGACTGCCACTCAGCAAAGCGGTCTTAATACTGAACAAGCTCTTTCTTCTTCTACCTCAGTGGATAAAAACGCAGATCATACAGATAGTGCTGCTGTCTCAGAACACGGGGGTTCAGAACAAACTCAACAAACACCACAAGCATCTGATGCATCAGAGTCGACTGCGGAGGTTAAACCAAATACCACTCCAGCAGGAGATGACACGACTGTTAAGACCTCTACCGAAGCCAATAATCGTGCGGCCGCTGTACAGACACAGGAACCCACAAGTAACACCAATTCTCAAACACCTTCTGTTACTACAGCTGCTGGAGAAAATGAGCAGGAGATTACGTCAATTACTCCTGAGGAGTACGAAGCTAATGTTGCCAATATAAACAAGGTCTCAATGGCTGATGTCTACCAAATGTTTACACAGGATGGAAAAGAACATACTCTTTACCTTGGGCGCCCGACTTGTCCATACTGCCGTCGTTTCTCACCAGAAGTTAAAAAATTCAATGATTTGATTGGTGGACAGCTAGACTACTTTAATACAGCCTCTCCTGAATATGATGACGCTGCACGTAATTTTATGCGTAACACTGTTGGGGTTCCAGGGGTTCCTACCGTTCTTTATATCAAAAATGGTAAACTTATTTCAGGTGTAGCAGACAGTACGTTAACTGCTCAAGAAGTTTATAAGCATTTGTATGTAGATCCCCAACAACAAAATATGGATCCAGCCACTCCTTCTGTAGATCCAGCATTGACCAATGGTAATCGAAATAGCCAACTACAAGAACCAACCGATCCTAATCCAGCTTTAGTCGCTGCACAGACAGCTCCTTCTTTACAATCTGGACAGCATAATGTTTCTCCTACTGCAGCTCAAAGTACAGCCAATAAGCTTCCGCAAACAGGGCAAGCTAAGAGCTATCTTTCCCTCTATGGCTACTTCACGCTGTTACTAGCAGCAATAACTGGGATTGTTATGAGAAAGAGGACCCATTAA